One Patescibacteria group bacterium genomic region harbors:
- a CDS encoding co-chaperone GroES produces the protein MSLQPLHDQVIIKPIQEDEVTKAGLVLPDTAEKEKPEKGEVLAVGPGKILTTGQRAEMSVKVGDQIVFKKYSPDEIKIDDQEVYVIRDEDIIAIIK, from the coding sequence ATGTCATTACAACCATTACATGATCAAGTTATTATTAAACCCATCCAAGAAGATGAGGTGACTAAAGCTGGTTTGGTGTTACCAGATACAGCTGAAAAAGAAAAACCAGAAAAGGGCGAAGTTTTAGCAGTTGGTCCAGGTAAAATTTTAACCACCGGCCAACGAGCTGAAATGAGCGTTAAAGTTGGCGATCAAATTGTCTTTAAAAAATATTCTCCAGATGAAATTAAAATTGATGATCAAGAGGTTTATGTTATTCGAGATGAAGATATTATTGCCATTATTAAATAA